A genomic stretch from Falsibacillus albus includes:
- a CDS encoding stage V sporulation protein AE — translation MTNKRRVILITDGDDYAKKAVQSVAKEYGGRCISQSGGNPSHLKGYEIVKLIKKAPYDPVFVMFDDSGFLGEGAGEMAMKYVANHKEIEVLGVIAVASKTRDAEWTRVDVCIDNEGNLTSKGVDKFGVPEMETGRINGDTVYCLDQLDVPLIVGIGDIGKMSKKDHFDKGAPITKKAVEVILERSGYNAER, via the coding sequence ATGACAAATAAGCGCCGGGTCATTTTAATAACCGATGGGGATGATTATGCTAAAAAAGCCGTACAGTCTGTAGCGAAGGAGTATGGAGGGAGATGTATTTCCCAGTCAGGCGGAAATCCATCTCATTTAAAAGGATATGAAATTGTTAAGCTCATTAAAAAGGCGCCTTATGATCCGGTTTTTGTCATGTTTGATGATAGTGGGTTTCTAGGGGAAGGAGCCGGAGAAATGGCAATGAAATATGTAGCGAATCATAAAGAAATCGAAGTGCTCGGTGTCATTGCTGTAGCCTCTAAAACGAGGGATGCCGAGTGGACTAGAGTGGATGTCTGCATCGACAATGAAGGCAACCTGACCTCTAAAGGCGTGGATAAGTTTGGAGTTCCCGAAATGGAAACGGGGAGAATAAACGGGGATACGGTCTACTGCTTAGATCAATTGGATGTCCCCCTCATTGTCGGCATCGGTGATATCGGGAAGATGTCTAAAAAAGACCATTTCGACAAAGGCGCACCGATCACTAAAAAGGCAGTCGAAGTCATCTTAGAAAGGAGTGGATATAATGCCGAAAGGTGA
- a CDS encoding spore germination protein, with the protein MPKGDLNTKKPIPSDLNKMEKYMKERVGLGTSFDLGIRKLIILKKSVHIYYVNGLCDTQYIIKLFQELIEINDNERMSSKLYEIVENRLIHQSVQPVKTIDETVDQVLSGLIAVLVEGEEKALIVDVRSYPGRQPSEPDTEKVVRGSRDGYVENIIVNTALTRRRIRDERLRFEMFKVGERSKMDVSIAYIDDVANPDLINVIKNELTNIKIDGLAMADKSIEEFLVKQGYNPFPLVRYTERADVGATHLLEGHVLLFVDTSPSVIITPTTYFHHVQHAEEYRQSAAVGTFVRWVRFLGILASIFLIPLWYLFVQEPSLLPDRIAFIGPNEQTHIPMLVQIIIADLGLEFLRIAAIHTPTPLSTAMGLVAAVMIGQIAIDVGLFVPEVILYISVAAIGTYSTPSYELSVANKLVRISLLIIVAIFGVPGFVVGSTLFIIFLVQIRSLNTPYLWPLIPFSPAAFMQILIRRSVPGSKMRPSIVQPRNKYKQSNS; encoded by the coding sequence ATGCCGAAAGGTGATTTGAATACGAAAAAGCCCATCCCGAGCGATTTGAACAAGATGGAAAAATATATGAAGGAAAGAGTCGGGCTGGGAACCAGCTTTGATTTAGGGATAAGGAAATTAATCATCCTAAAGAAAAGCGTCCATATTTATTATGTAAATGGGCTCTGTGATACACAATATATCATAAAGCTCTTTCAAGAATTAATCGAAATCAATGATAATGAAAGAATGTCCTCCAAATTATATGAGATTGTCGAAAATCGTCTCATTCACCAATCCGTCCAGCCGGTCAAGACGATTGATGAAACGGTGGATCAAGTATTATCCGGTTTAATCGCAGTCCTTGTAGAAGGAGAAGAAAAAGCTTTAATTGTAGATGTAAGGAGCTATCCTGGGCGCCAGCCATCCGAACCGGATACAGAAAAGGTCGTAAGGGGATCGCGTGATGGTTATGTAGAAAATATCATCGTCAATACAGCATTGACCCGAAGAAGGATCAGAGATGAACGGCTCCGTTTTGAAATGTTCAAGGTCGGGGAGCGGTCAAAGATGGATGTATCTATCGCCTATATCGATGACGTAGCAAACCCTGATCTTATCAATGTTATTAAAAATGAATTGACTAACATTAAAATCGATGGGCTTGCCATGGCAGATAAGTCAATTGAGGAATTTTTGGTCAAACAAGGCTACAATCCATTTCCGCTGGTCAGATATACAGAGAGGGCGGATGTTGGTGCAACACATCTTCTGGAAGGGCATGTGCTGTTATTCGTAGATACGTCACCAAGCGTGATCATCACTCCGACAACTTATTTCCATCACGTCCAGCATGCGGAAGAATACCGCCAATCAGCAGCGGTGGGGACCTTTGTACGGTGGGTAAGGTTCTTGGGGATATTAGCATCGATCTTCCTGATTCCATTGTGGTATCTATTCGTTCAGGAGCCGTCTTTATTGCCGGACCGGATTGCTTTTATCGGACCGAATGAACAGACGCACATCCCGATGCTGGTACAAATAATAATTGCCGATCTGGGGTTGGAATTTCTACGGATTGCCGCGATCCATACACCAACCCCGCTATCGACGGCAATGGGCTTGGTCGCAGCCGTTATGATCGGACAAATCGCCATTGATGTAGGTCTCTTCGTACCTGAGGTCATTCTATATATTTCTGTTGCAGCAATAGGTACTTACTCTACACCGAGCTATGAGCTGAGTGTAGCCAATAAACTCGTAAGGATCTCACTATTAATCATTGTCGCAATATTTGGTGTCCCAGGATTTGTAGTGGGTTCGACTTTATTCATCATATTCCTTGTCCAAATCCGATCATTGAATACGCCTTATCTATGGCCACTGATTCCATTCAGTCCTGCAGCCTTCATGCAAATCCTGATCAGAAGATCTGTTCCAGGCTCTAAAATGAGGCCGAGCATTGTCCAGCCAAGGAACAAATATAAACAGTCAAATAGTTGA
- the lysA gene encoding diaminopimelate decarboxylase → MTHLYGTSKINEKGHLVIGGCDTVELSKKYGTPLYVYDVELIRERARGFKNTFASLGVKAQVAYASKAFSSIAMIQVIAEEGLSLDVVSAGELYTALAAGFPKEKIHFHGNNKSEAELRMAMEHDIGCIVVDNFVELELLEEICSEMKMPMQVLLRVTPGIEAHTHDYILTGQEDSKFGFDLQNGQAESALLQAVDSNWIDVLGIHCHIGSQIFETTGFVLAAQKIIEKLQEWNEKHLFTPSVLNLGGGFGIRYTEEDDPISPSQYVEEIILKVKEETRNYGLPMPEIWIEPGRSLVGDAGTTLYEIGSHKDVPDIRKYIAIDGGMNDNIRPALYDAKYEAIVANRADAPVEELVSIAGKCCESGDMLIWDIQLPATAKGDLLAVFCTGAYGYSMANNYNRLPRPPVVFVEGGEDQLVIRRESLEDLIHLDIPLGTSLKKS, encoded by the coding sequence ATGACGCATTTATATGGTACATCGAAAATTAATGAAAAAGGTCATCTGGTCATTGGGGGCTGCGACACGGTAGAGCTGTCAAAGAAATACGGAACACCCCTCTATGTATATGATGTCGAATTGATCCGTGAAAGGGCAAGGGGCTTCAAAAATACCTTTGCATCATTGGGGGTAAAGGCTCAAGTCGCCTATGCAAGCAAGGCTTTTTCTTCCATTGCAATGATCCAGGTCATAGCGGAAGAAGGTTTATCATTGGATGTAGTTTCTGCTGGGGAATTATACACAGCGCTTGCTGCAGGTTTCCCGAAGGAAAAGATCCATTTTCATGGCAATAACAAGAGTGAAGCAGAGCTTAGGATGGCGATGGAACATGATATTGGATGCATTGTTGTCGACAACTTTGTAGAGCTTGAATTATTGGAAGAAATCTGTTCTGAAATGAAGATGCCGATGCAGGTATTGCTCCGGGTAACCCCTGGAATCGAAGCACATACGCATGACTACATCCTCACAGGACAAGAGGATTCCAAATTTGGCTTCGATCTGCAAAACGGACAGGCGGAATCCGCTTTGCTTCAGGCGGTGGATTCAAATTGGATCGATGTACTGGGAATCCATTGCCATATCGGTTCGCAAATATTCGAGACGACTGGCTTTGTTTTAGCAGCTCAAAAAATCATCGAAAAGCTGCAAGAGTGGAATGAAAAGCACCTGTTCACCCCGAGTGTCTTGAATCTCGGAGGAGGATTCGGAATCCGCTACACCGAAGAGGATGATCCGATTTCCCCATCGCAATATGTAGAGGAAATCATATTGAAGGTTAAAGAGGAAACGAGAAACTACGGACTGCCGATGCCGGAAATTTGGATTGAACCTGGAAGGTCACTTGTTGGGGACGCAGGCACCACTTTATATGAAATCGGCTCACATAAGGACGTACCGGATATCAGAAAATATATTGCAATAGATGGGGGCATGAACGATAATATTCGGCCTGCATTATATGATGCAAAATATGAAGCGATTGTTGCCAATCGTGCCGATGCACCCGTAGAGGAACTTGTGTCGATAGCTGGAAAGTGCTGTGAGTCGGGAGATATGCTGATTTGGGACATCCAGCTTCCAGCTACCGCCAAAGGTGATCTGCTGGCTGTATTCTGTACCGGAGCTTATGGCTATTCGATGGCAAATAATTATAATAGGCTTCCGCGTCCGCCTGTCGTTTTTGTTGAAGGTGGAGAGGATCAACTTGTCATCAGGCGTGAAAGCTTGGAGGATCTAATTCATTTGGATATTCCATTGGGCACGAGCCTTAAAAAAAGCTGA
- a CDS encoding GNAT family N-acetyltransferase: MLIRFKKTFEKIAMGLMSFMPNEKDIKKLQHTMKEYEENPDWQLFLWKEEDIIGLIGVAASDEVVEIQHISVNPSHRQEGIGKKMIKELRSIYSNQELKPNQNTSAFFDKCDFEVDEIVDKEINESDI, translated from the coding sequence ATGCTGATACGCTTTAAAAAGACGTTTGAAAAAATTGCGATGGGTTTAATGTCTTTTATGCCGAATGAAAAGGATATTAAAAAGCTTCAACACACAATGAAGGAATATGAAGAAAACCCGGATTGGCAGCTTTTTCTTTGGAAAGAAGAAGATATCATCGGGCTGATCGGAGTAGCGGCTTCGGATGAAGTTGTTGAGATCCAGCACATTTCCGTCAATCCTTCTCATCGTCAGGAAGGCATTGGGAAAAAAATGATTAAAGAATTGAGATCAATCTATTCGAACCAAGAGCTGAAACCAAACCAGAATACATCTGCCTTTTTTGATAAATGCGATTTTGAAGTGGACGAAATTGTGGATAAAGAAATAAATGAATCTGACATATGA